The DNA segment CGTGCCGCAGGGTCTTCTCGGCGGGCACCGGGACGGCCCGGGTGAGCAGCCCGGAGCGGCCGTCCGCGGCGTATCCCACCCGCTCGGGGATACGGGCGAGCCAGGGGACGAGGGCCGAATCCAGGGAGTTGGGCAGGATCACGGCCAGGTCGAAGGCCCGGTCCCGGAGGGCCGCCGCCGCCCGGAACCGGTCGACCACCCCCCGGGCCCCGCCGCGGACGTCCAGGGGCAGGACCCCTGTCACCGAGGGATGGGCGGAGAAGACCGGCAGCACCCACGGCCGCCCCAGCACGGTGACCGGGCTGCCCGGAAAGCGGCCGCGGAGGGCCTCCAGGGCGGGGGTGGACATCACCGCGTCGCCGATCCAGTTGGCGGCGCGGACGAGGATGCGCGGGGCGCCGTCGGGAGGGAGGGTCTTCATGGTGGCTACTCTATCGCAGATCCGAAACGGAAACGGCCCGGCGCCGATCTCCGGACGCCGGCCCCGCGGCAGCCCGCAGCCTTCCGCGGCGCCGCCGCCCCCGGGTTCCCCCGCGGGAGGAAACGGCCCCTCTTTATCAGAGACGGCGGGGTTCGTCAAAGACGGCGGGCCTGGCGGCCGGGTTCCGCACCCGGTATGGTGCCATGGATCGCTCGGAGACGACACACCGGGAGAAACGGCCATGCACCACGACGACGGGGAGCGGCGCCCCTCCGCCGCGCCGGACGAGGAGACGGAGCTCCTCTCCATCCGCATCCGCAAGGACCTCTACCGGGCCTTCCGCCGGTGCGCCTGGATGACCGTCCACGAGACCGGGCTCACCCTGGACGAGGTCCACAACCGGCTCGTGGAGGATCTCCTCCGGGCCAGGGGCTGTTGACCCCCTATATATTAAGGTTGGAATGCACCGGCCGGGGTGCGGGACCCGCCGGAAAGACGACGGGCCGGTGGAGGACGAGGGGCAGGAAGCGCCCCCGGTTCAGCTGCGCCACGAGATCGTCCCGGTTCCGGACCGGCTGGTGGAAGCCCGTCACCACCCGGCCGAGTTCGTGGAGGGCGTGGGCGTCGCTGCCGCCGGCAAGCCCCACGCCGTAGGCCTCGGCCCAGGGCCGGACCGCGGCGTCCTCCTCCGGGGTGTTGCGACCGTTCCGCCCCTCCACCACCCGGCAGAGGCCGCCCCGGACCAGGGCCTCGGCCACCCCGCGCCCGCGCCGGAAGGGATGGGCCGCCACGGCCGCGCCGTCCACCTGGGCGACGAGGCGCAGGAGGGCCTGGGCCGGCAGCCCGGGCGGCAGGTCCTCGAAGGGCCCGAAGAGGAGGAAATCCCCCTCCGGGGTAGTATACTCCATGCCGATCACCACGCAGAGGCCGTCGTCCTGGAGTCCCTCCACGACCTCCCGGCGGGCGGCCATGGTGTCGTGGTCGGTGATGCAGACCCCGTCGAGCCCCATCCGGCGGGCGTTTCGGAGGATCTCCCGCGTCTCGAGACGGCTGCAGGGCGAATGCTCGGTGTGGACGTGAAGGTCGAAACGGAACATATCCCCACCTTGGCGCCGATCCGCCCGTCCTGCAAATCGGAACATCCGATGGACCCGCCGCGCTCCATCGGCCGGGGCGATCCACGCCCGGCGGGCCCCTGAAGAGATGCCGGAACGCTGCCTCCTGGTCATACTCGACGGCATCGGCGACCGGGCCGTTCCGTCGCTGGGCCACCGGACGCCACTCCAGGCGGCGGCCACCCCCCACCTCGACCGCCTGGCCGCGGCGGGGGCCTGCGGGCTCCTCCACGCGGACCGGCCCGGGGTCCCCCTCCCCAGCGAGAACGCCCACTTCGCCCTCTTCGGCTACGAGCCGGCGCATTTTCCGGGGCGGGGGGCCCTCGAGGCCCTTGGGGCGGGCCTCCCGCTGGAGACCGGAGACGTGGCCGTCCTCGCCCGTCTCGACCACGTGGAGGCGGCGGACGGCCTCCTCCGCCTCGGCCCGGAGCTCCCCGGCGCCGCCCCCGGCGAAGCGGAGGCCCTGGCCGCCCACCTGGGCCCCCTGGAGACCCACGGCCTCCGCCTCGCCTTCCACCCCGTCCGCGGTCCCTTCGGCATCCTCCGGATCCAGGGCGGCGCGGTCCCCTGGTTCACCGACTCGGACCCCATGACCCGGGGCGCCCCCATGCTGCGGGTCCGCCCCTGGGCCGGCGCGCCGGAACCCGAGGCCGCCCGCCGGTCGGCGGCGGCCGTGGAGGCCTACCTCCGCCGCGCCCTGGATCGCCTCCCGGCGCACCGCGTCAACCGGATGCGGACGGCCGACGGACGGCCGCCGCTCAATACCCTGGTCACCCAGCGGCCGGGCCGGGCGGGCACCGCCCCCGGCTTTCGGCGCCGGTGGGGCCTCAGGGGGCTCTCCATCGGCTCGGGCCTGCTCTACAAGGGAATCGCCGCCTTCCTGGGGCTCGACTTCCGGGAAGACCCGGACGGCGGCGACCCCGGGGCGGACCTGGCCCGCCGCCTGCGCATGGCCGCCGAGGCCGCCGGCCACGACTTCGTCCACGTCCACACCAAGGCCCCGGACCAGGCGGCCCACACCAAGACCCCGGAAGAGAAGGTCCGGATCATCGAGACCCTGGACCGGGGGCTGGGGGAATCGGCCGTCATCGAGGACCCCTCCCTGCTCCTGGTGGTCACCGCGGACCATTCCACCCCGAGCATGGGACCCCTGGTCCATTCCGGCGAACCGGTGCCGGTCGTCTTCCACGGCGGGGGGGTGCGGCGGGACGACGTCCGCCGCTTCGACGAGGTCGCCTGCGCCGCCGGCGTCCTCGGGCGCCTGGCCGGCCGGGACCTCATGCCCATGATCCTCGACCACCTCGACCGCGCCAAGCTCCGGGGCCTCATGGACACCCCGGAGGACCAGCCCTACTGGCCCGGAGACCGGGAACCCTGGAGGACGTGAGCCCATGACCACCGGCGTGATCCACGGCCGCTTCCAGGTCTTTCACAACGACCACCTCGCCTATCTCCTGGCGGGCCGAGACCGGTGCGACCACCTGGTGGTGGGCATCACCAACCCCGATCCCTGGTCCACGCGCCGCGACCCCGCCGACCCGGCCCGGAGCGACCCGGCGGCCAACCCCTTGACCTACTATGAGCGCCACCGGATCCTCCAGGCCGTGCTCCTGGACGAGGGCCTGGACCCGGCCGCCTTCTCCATCGTCCCCTTCCCCGTCAACTTCCCCGAGCGATGGGCCGCCTACGTCCCGCTGGACGCCGTCTTCTTCCTGACCATCTACGACGCGTGGGGGGAACGAAAACTCCGCCTCTTCCAGGACCGGGGCCTCCGGGCCGAGGTCCTCTGGCGGCGGCCGCCGGCCCGGAAGGGGCTCTCGGCCTCCCGGGTCCGGGCACTCATCCGGGAAGGGGGCGACTGGGAACCCCTGGTGCCGCCCGCCGCCGCCCGGGTCATGAAGGCCCTCGGCATCCCGGAACGCCTCCGCGGCGGCGTTGACACCCACTCCGCCCCGACCCTATAGTCGAGACAAGAGGCGCCGCCCGATCCGGGCGGGCGGCGCACGGACCCGAGCCCCCCTGGAGAAGGAGGCATCACATGCTGGACAAGAAGGCCCTCTGCGAGAAGATCAGCCAGATCTATCCGGACATCGGCGCGTGCCAGATCGACGTGGACGTGGAATACGACGAGTCCAAGAAGGCCTGGGTGGTCCACCTCGAAAAGGACGGCAAGCGCCTCGACACCTACCTCGAACCCGAGGAGGCCGACGCCTGCATGCTGGGCAAGGAATGCGTCTCCCTCGGGCTCCAGGTCGGCCAGCTGGTCCGCGACATCAAGGAACGCCCCTCCACCCGGCAATCGGAAGGTGTCTGACCCGGCGCCACCCCCGCCCAATCCCGCCCGGCCCCGGACACGGCCATGACCGGGCGGGCCGAGGGGAGCCGCCGGGCCCCGGAGGCCGTCCGGCACCGCCTGGCCCGGTTTGCGGAACGGGCGGCCGGGCACGGTCTCGACCTCCCGGCGTCTCCTCCCTTTCCCCATGCCATGGAGGCGGTATGGGACGCCAGCGAGTTCGTGGCCGGGGCCTGCGAGCGCGATCCCGACCTCCTGGCGGACCTCCTGCGCACCGGGGACCTCCTGAACCCGGCGGCGCCGGGTGACATCCACCGCCGCGTCCGGCGGGCGGCGGAGGCCGGGGACGAGGCCGCCCTCGCCGCCGCGCTCCGCCGGGTCCGCCGCCGGGAGATGGTCCGCATCGCCTGGCGGGACATCGCCGGGTGGGCGGACCTCGAAGAGACCACGGGAGAGCTCACGGCCCTGGCCGAGGCGGCCCTCGAGGCGGCCTACAGCCGGCTCTCGGCCTGGGAGCGCGCCCGGTCGGGAAGTCCCACCGGCCCCGGCGGCGCCCCCATGGACCTGGTGATCCTCGGCATGGGGAAGCTCGGCGCCGGGGAACTCAACTTCTCCTCCGACATCGACCTCGTCTTCGCCTACCCGGAGGAGGGCGAGGTCACCGGCGGGCCGGCCCCCCTCACCCACCACGAGTTCTTCGAACGCCTCGCCCGCCGCCTCATCAAGGCCATCGGGGCCGTTACGGCCGACGGCTTCGTCTTCCGGGTGGACACCCGGCTGCGGCCCTACGGGGAGAGCGGCCCCCTGGTCATGGGCTTCGACGCCATGGAGACCTACTACGAAGGCGTCGGGCGGGAATGGGAGCGCTACGCCTGGATCAAGGCCCGGCCGGTGGCCGGCGACCTGGACGCCGGGACGCGGCTCCTCGATCGGCTCCGGCCCTTCGTCTACCGCCGGTACCTGGACTTCGGGGTCTTCGAGTCCCTCCGGGAGATGAAGGCCCTCATCCGGGCGGAAATCCGCCGCAAGGGCCTCGAGGACGACATCAAGCTGGGGCCCGGCGGCATCCGCGAGGTGGAGTTCATCGGCCAGGTCTTCCAACTCGTCCACGGGGGTCGGATCCCGGAGCTCCGCCGCCGCCGCCTCCTCGAGGTGCTACCCGTCCTGGCCGGACACGGCTTCCTCCCCGCGGAGGTCGCGGACCGCCTGGCGGCGGGCTACCGGTTCCTGCGGCGGGTGGAACACCGGCTCCAGGAATACGCCGATCGCCAGACCCACCGGCTCCCCACCGACCCGGAGGACCGCCGGCGCCTCGCCCGGGCCATGGGCTACCCGGGGTGGACGGCCTTCGCCGCCGACCTCTCCCGCGTCCGGGAGGAGATCGACGCCGCCTTCCGGGGGCTCCTGGAACCCGGGCCGAGGGCCCCGGCCGGCGACGCTGCCGGCCGGGACATGGCCGACGTCTGGCAGGCGGGCGCCGCCTCCGGCCGGGCCCGGTCGGTGCTGGCCGAGGCCGGCTACACCGACCCGGACCGGCTCCTGGCCGCCCTGGACGGTCTCCGGAAGGCCCCGTCGCTCCGCCTGCTCAGCCCCGAGGGGCGGCGGCGGCTCGACCGGCTGGTCCCGCGCCTCCTCGAGCGCGCCGCCCGGACGAAGCGGCCCCTCCAGGCCGCCCTCCGGACCCTCGCCGTCGTCGAGGCCATCGGGCGCCGGACCGCCTACTTCGCCCTGCTGGCGGAGAATCCCGGCGCCCTGGACCACCTGGTGCGCCTCTGCGAGGCCAGCCCCTGGGTGGCCGACCACCTGGCCCGCCACCCGGCCGTCCTGGACGA comes from the Dissulfurirhabdus thermomarina genome and includes:
- the glnE gene encoding bifunctional [glutamate--ammonia ligase]-adenylyl-L-tyrosine phosphorylase/[glutamate--ammonia-ligase] adenylyltransferase; translated protein: MTGRAEGSRRAPEAVRHRLARFAERAAGHGLDLPASPPFPHAMEAVWDASEFVAGACERDPDLLADLLRTGDLLNPAAPGDIHRRVRRAAEAGDEAALAAALRRVRRREMVRIAWRDIAGWADLEETTGELTALAEAALEAAYSRLSAWERARSGSPTGPGGAPMDLVILGMGKLGAGELNFSSDIDLVFAYPEEGEVTGGPAPLTHHEFFERLARRLIKAIGAVTADGFVFRVDTRLRPYGESGPLVMGFDAMETYYEGVGREWERYAWIKARPVAGDLDAGTRLLDRLRPFVYRRYLDFGVFESLREMKALIRAEIRRKGLEDDIKLGPGGIREVEFIGQVFQLVHGGRIPELRRRRLLEVLPVLAGHGFLPAEVADRLAAGYRFLRRVEHRLQEYADRQTHRLPTDPEDRRRLARAMGYPGWTAFAADLSRVREEIDAAFRGLLEPGPRAPAGDAAGRDMADVWQAGAASGRARSVLAEAGYTDPDRLLAALDGLRKAPSLRLLSPEGRRRLDRLVPRLLERAARTKRPLQAALRTLAVVEAIGRRTAYFALLAENPGALDHLVRLCEASPWVADHLARHPAVLDELLDPAALMTPPDRGALEAELRARLGRLDPDDLEGRMDELRRFKQANLLRVAAADLAGTQPLVETSRRLTELAEVILAEVVRMAWDHLEAKHGRPPCDSAEGEPPCFAVAAYGKFGGVEMGYGSDLDLVFLHDGRPGAATGGPRPVDVPVFFARLGQRVIHILATHTPAGRLYPVDMRLRPSGEAGLLVSHVDAFAAYQREQAWTWEHQALVRARVVAGPEALARRFVEIRAQVLARPRDPVRLAREIRGMRDRLVAAHAPEGGEGFDPKFDPGGILDIEFLVQYLVLLEAHRHPKILEWTSTIRFIDALAGAGILPGDEARRLRQAYLEYREAVHRCHLEARPARVPAERFGRLREGVRRAWRRHLPPG
- a CDS encoding alkaline phosphatase family protein — translated: MPERCLLVILDGIGDRAVPSLGHRTPLQAAATPHLDRLAAAGACGLLHADRPGVPLPSENAHFALFGYEPAHFPGRGALEALGAGLPLETGDVAVLARLDHVEAADGLLRLGPELPGAAPGEAEALAAHLGPLETHGLRLAFHPVRGPFGILRIQGGAVPWFTDSDPMTRGAPMLRVRPWAGAPEPEAARRSAAAVEAYLRRALDRLPAHRVNRMRTADGRPPLNTLVTQRPGRAGTAPGFRRRWGLRGLSIGSGLLYKGIAAFLGLDFREDPDGGDPGADLARRLRMAAEAAGHDFVHVHTKAPDQAAHTKTPEEKVRIIETLDRGLGESAVIEDPSLLLVVTADHSTPSMGPLVHSGEPVPVVFHGGGVRRDDVRRFDEVACAAGVLGRLAGRDLMPMILDHLDRAKLRGLMDTPEDQPYWPGDREPWRT
- a CDS encoding nicotinate-nucleotide adenylyltransferase, giving the protein MTTGVIHGRFQVFHNDHLAYLLAGRDRCDHLVVGITNPDPWSTRRDPADPARSDPAANPLTYYERHRILQAVLLDEGLDPAAFSIVPFPVNFPERWAAYVPLDAVFFLTIYDAWGERKLRLFQDRGLRAEVLWRRPPARKGLSASRVRALIREGGDWEPLVPPAAARVMKALGIPERLRGGVDTHSAPTL
- a CDS encoding PHP-associated domain-containing protein — protein: MFRFDLHVHTEHSPCSRLETREILRNARRMGLDGVCITDHDTMAARREVVEGLQDDGLCVVIGMEYTTPEGDFLLFGPFEDLPPGLPAQALLRLVAQVDGAAVAAHPFRRGRGVAEALVRGGLCRVVEGRNGRNTPEEDAAVRPWAEAYGVGLAGGSDAHALHELGRVVTGFHQPVRNRDDLVAQLNRGRFLPLVLHRPVVFPAGPAPRPVHSNLNI